A single window of Helicobacter pylori NCTC 11637 = CCUG 17874 = ATCC 43504 = JCM 12093 DNA harbors:
- the mua gene encoding nickel-binding protein Mua translates to MQEELNAYQQEIEDTRGVLKKIRLELKQVQEILRKKKSALKGLKQEIYQKKLEKENSRLNKEVQNTEVDVIFPKALEEVEIYTKDNQVIMAKPSKRVFDEGIYLQYRSVLRENRLLKNHLSKKDFENSLLKIELRDLHKEIKLYQVQNLLKDK, encoded by the coding sequence ATGCAAGAAGAATTGAACGCTTACCAGCAAGAAATTGAAGACACTAGAGGAGTTTTAAAAAAAATCCGTTTGGAATTGAAGCAGGTCCAAGAAATTTTGCGTAAGAAAAAGAGCGCTTTAAAAGGTTTGAAGCAAGAAATCTATCAAAAAAAATTAGAAAAAGAAAACTCCCGATTAAACAAAGAAGTGCAAAATACAGAAGTGGATGTAATTTTCCCTAAAGCCCTTGAAGAAGTGGAAATTTACACTAAGGACAATCAGGTTATAATGGCAAAACCAAGCAAGCGCGTGTTTGATGAAGGGATTTACTTGCAATACCGCAGCGTTTTGCGCGAAAACAGGCTTTTAAAAAACCATCTCTCTAAAAAAGATTTTGAAAATTCGTTACTCAAAATTGAATTAAGGGATTTGCATAAAGAAATCAAGCTCTATCAAGTCCAAAACCTTTTGAAAGACAAATAA
- the flgE gene encoding flagellar hook protein FlgE: MLRSLWSGVNGMQAHQIALDIESNNIANVNTTGFKYSRASFVDMLSQVKLIATAPYKNGLAGQNDFSVGLGVGVDATTKIFSQGNIQNTDVKTDLAIQGDGFFIISPDRGITRNFTRDGEFLFDSQGSLVTTGGLVVQGWVRNGSDTGNKGSDTDALKVDNTGPLENIRIDPGMVMPARASNRISMRANLNAGRHADQTAAIFALDSSAKTPSDGINPVYDSGTNLAQVAEDMGSLYNEDGDALLLNENQGIWVSYKSAKMVKDILSSAENSTLELNGVKISFTNDSAVSRTSSLVAAKNAINAVKSQTGIEAYLDGKQLRLENTNELDGDEKLKNIVVTQAGTGAFANFLDGDKDVTAFKYSYTHSISPNADIGQFRTTEDLRALIQHDANIVKDPSLADNYQDSAASIGVTINQYGMFEINNKDNKNVIKENLNIFVSGYSSDSVTNNVLFKNAMKGLNTASLIEGGASASSSKFTHATHATSIDVIDSLGTKHAMRIEFYRSGGAEWNFRVIVPEPGELVGGSAARPNVFEGGRLHFNNDGSLAGMNPPLLQFDPKNGADAPQRINLAFGSSGSFDGLTSVDKISETYAIEQNGYQAGDLMDVRFDSDGVLLGAFSNGRTLALAQVALANFANDAGLQALGGNVFSQTGNSGQALIGAANTGRRGSISGSKLESSNVDLSRSLTNLIVVQRGFQANSKAVTTSDQILNTLLNLKQ; encoded by the coding sequence ATGCTTAGGTCTTTATGGTCTGGTGTCAATGGGATGCAAGCCCACCAAATCGCTTTGGATATTGAGAGTAATAATATTGCGAATGTGAATACCACTGGTTTTAAATATTCTAGGGCTTCTTTTGTGGATATGCTCTCTCAAGTCAAACTCATCGCTACCGCGCCCTATAAAAACGGGTTAGCAGGGCAGAATGACTTTTCTGTGGGGCTTGGGGTAGGCGTGGATGCGACGACTAAAATCTTTTCGCAAGGCAATATCCAAAACACAGATGTCAAAACCGATCTAGCGATTCAAGGCGATGGCTTTTTTATCATTAGCCCTGATAGGGGGATTACGCGCAATTTCACTAGAGATGGGGAGTTCCTTTTTGACTCGCAAGGGAGCTTGGTTACCACCGGCGGGCTTGTGGTGCAAGGGTGGGTGAGGAACGGGAGCGATACCGGCAATAAAGGGAGCGATACGGACGCTTTAAAAGTGGATAACACCGGCCCTTTAGAAAACATCAGAATTGATCCAGGAATGGTGATGCCAGCCAGAGCGAGCAACCGCATTTCTATGAGGGCGAATTTAAACGCTGGAAGGCATGCCGATCAAACAGCGGCGATATTTGCTTTGGATTCTTCGGCTAAAACCCCTTCAGATGGCATTAATCCGGTGTATGATTCAGGCACAAATCTTGCTCAAGTCGCCGAAGACATGGGATCTTTATACAATGAAGATGGCGACGCTCTTTTATTGAATGAAAATCAAGGGATTTGGGTGAGCTATAAGAGTGCAAAAATGGTCAAAGACATCCTCTCTTCTGCAGAAAACAGCACGCTTGAATTGAATGGGGTTAAGATTTCTTTCACAAACGATTCAGCGGTGAGCCGGACTTCAAGCTTAGTGGCAGCCAAAAATGCGATCAATGCGGTCAAAAGCCAAACAGGCATTGAAGCTTATTTGGACGGCAAACAATTGCGTTTGGAAAACACCAATGAATTAGACGGCGATGAAAAGCTTAAAAACATTGTGGTTACCCAAGCCGGGACCGGGGCGTTCGCCAACTTTTTAGACGGCGATAAAGATGTAACGGCTTTCAAATATAGTTATACGCATTCTATCAGCCCTAATGCGGATATTGGGCAGTTTAGGACCACTGAAGACTTGCGCGCCTTAATCCAGCATGACGCTAATATCGTTAAAGATCCTAGCTTGGCGGACAATTACCAGGACTCAGCGGCTTCTATAGGGGTTACAATCAATCAATACGGCATGTTTGAAATCAACAATAAAGACAATAAAAATGTCATTAAAGAAAATCTAAATATCTTTGTGAGCGGGTATTCTTCAGACAGCGTAACGAACAATGTTTTGTTTAAAAACGCCATGAAAGGGCTTAATACCGCTTCTTTGATTGAGGGGGGAGCGTCAGCGAGCAGTTCTAAATTCACCCACGCTACGCATGCGACAAGCATTGATGTGATAGACAGCTTAGGCACTAAACACGCCATGCGCATTGAGTTTTATAGGAGTGGGGGGGCGGAATGGAATTTCAGGGTGATCGTTCCTGAGCCTGGGGAATTAGTAGGAGGGTCAGCGGCTAGGCCTAATGTGTTTGAGGGAGGCCGTTTGCATTTTAATAACGACGGATCGCTTGCAGGCATGAATCCGCCTCTTTTGCAATTTGACCCTAAAAATGGCGCTGATGCTCCCCAACGCATCAATTTAGCCTTTGGTTCATCGGGAAGTTTTGATGGGCTAACGAGCGTGGATAAGATTTCTGAAACTTATGCGATTGAGCAAAACGGCTATCAAGCGGGCGATTTGATGGATGTCCGCTTTGATTCAGATGGGGTGCTTTTAGGAGCGTTCAGTAATGGCAGGACTTTAGCGCTCGCTCAAGTGGCTTTAGCGAATTTCGCTAACGATGCGGGCTTACAGGCTTTAGGCGGGAATGTCTTTTCTCAAACCGGAAACTCAGGGCAAGCCTTAATCGGTGCGGCTAATACGGGGCGTAGAGGTTCGATCTCAGGATCTAAACTAGAGTCTAGTAATGTGGATTTGAGCCGGAGTTTAACGAATTTGATTGTGGTTCAAAGGGGGTTTCAAGCGAACTCTAAAGCGGTAACCACATCCGATCAAATCCTTAACACCCTATTGAATCTTAAGCAATAA
- a CDS encoding plasminogen-binding protein pgbA C-terminal domain-containing protein has translation MNKPFLILLIALIAFSGCNMRKYFKPAKHQVKGEAYFPNHLQESIVSSNRYGAILKNGAVIGDKGLTQLRIGKNFNYESSFLNESQGFFILAQDCLNKIDKKTSKSKAAKTEETELKLKGVEAEVQDKVCHQVELISNNPNASQQSIVIPLETFALSASVKGNLLAVVLADNSANLYDITSQKLLFSEKGSPSTTINSLMAMPIFMDTVVVFPMLDGRLLVVDYVHGNPTPIRNIVISSDKFFNNITYLIVDGNNMIASTGKRILSVVSGQEFNYDGDIIDLLYDKGTLYVLTLDGQILQMDKSLRELNSVKLPFASLNTIVLNHNKLYSLEKRGYVIEVDLNDFDSYNVYKTPTIGSFKFFSSNRLDKGVFYDKNRVYYDRYYLDYNDFKPKLYPVVEKSASKKSQKGEKGNAPIYLQERHKAKEKPLEENKVKPRNSGFEEEVKTRRRDMEPANNQNNAIQKSAKENQENKNAPVSKEGNQKGAENAPALKEDNAIKEASKPSPKEEKRRLKEEKKKAKAEQRAREFEQRAREHQERDEKELEERRKALEMNKK, from the coding sequence ATGAATAAACCATTTTTAATCTTACTCATAGCCCTAATTGCCTTTAGCGGCTGTAACATGAGAAAATACTTCAAACCCGCTAAACACCAAGTTAAAGGCGAAGCGTATTTCCCTAACCATTTGCAAGAAAGTATCGTTTCGTCTAATCGTTATGGAGCCATTTTGAAAAATGGAGCGGTTATAGGCGATAAAGGTTTAACGCAATTAAGAATCGGTAAGAATTTCAATTATGAAAGCAGTTTTTTAAATGAGAGTCAAGGGTTTTTCATCCTTGCGCAAGATTGTTTGAACAAGATTGATAAAAAAACAAGCAAAAGCAAGGCGGCTAAGACTGAAGAAACGGAATTGAAATTAAAGGGCGTTGAAGCGGAAGTCCAAGATAAAGTCTGTCATCAAGTGGAATTGATTAGCAATAACCCTAACGCCAGCCAACAATCTATCGTTATTCCTTTGGAGACTTTTGCCTTGAGTGCGAGCGTTAAAGGGAATCTTTTAGCGGTGGTGTTAGCGGACAATTCAGCGAATTTATACGACATCACTTCTCAAAAATTGCTTTTTAGTGAGAAAGGTTCCCCAAGCACCACGATCAATTCTTTAATGGCGATGCCTATTTTTATGGATACGGTCGTGGTGTTCCCCATGCTAGATGGGCGCTTGTTAGTCGTGGATTATGTGCATGGAAACCCTACGCCTATTAGAAACATTGTTATCAGCAGCGATAAGTTTTTTAACAATATCACCTACCTTATCGTAGATGGCAATAACATGATCGCTTCTACAGGGAAAAGGATACTCTCAGTCGTGAGCGGTCAAGAGTTCAACTATGATGGGGATATTATAGATTTGCTTTATGATAAGGGGACTTTATATGTGCTCACGCTAGACGGGCAGATTTTGCAAATGGATAAGAGTTTGAGGGAATTAAACAGCGTGAAACTGCCCTTTGCGTCGCTTAATACCATTGTATTAAACCATAATAAATTGTATTCTTTAGAAAAGCGCGGGTATGTGATAGAGGTGGATTTGAATGATTTTGATTCGTATAATGTCTATAAAACGCCAACTATAGGCAGTTTTAAGTTTTTTTCATCTAATCGTTTGGATAAAGGGGTGTTTTATGATAAAAATCGGGTGTATTACGATCGCTATTATTTAGATTATAACGATTTTAAGCCAAAACTTTATCCCGTTGTGGAAAAATCGGCATCTAAAAAATCTCAAAAAGGCGAAAAAGGGAACGCTCCTATTTATTTGCAAGAAAGGCATAAAGCTAAAGAAAAGCCTTTAGAAGAAAACAAAGTTAAGCCAAGAAATAGCGGGTTTGAAGAAGAAGTTAAGACCAGAAGGCGCGATATGGAACCTGCTAATAATCAAAATAACGCTATCCAAAAAAGCGCAAAAGAAAATCAAGAAAACAAAAACGCTCCTGTTTCAAAAGAGGGTAACCAAAAAGGCGCAGAAAACGCTCCTGCTTTAAAAGAGGATAACGCTATTAAAGAAGCGTCAAAACCAAGCCCTAAAGAAGAAAAACGCCGCTTGAAAGAAGAAAAGAAAAAAGCCAAAGCCGAACAAAGAGCGAGAGAATTTGAACAAAGAGCGAGAGAGCATCAAGAAAGAGATGAAAAAGAGCTTGAAGAAAGAAGAAAAGCTTTAGAAATGAATAAGAAGTAG
- the lpxB gene encoding lipid-A-disaccharide synthase has translation MPTILVSALEASSNIHLEELRHNLPEDYRFIGVFEGKEALYSPREFSVMGFRDVIGRLGFLLKAHKEMVQLAKQADMVLLMDSSSFNIPLAKKIKKQDPHKKIMYYILPQVWAWKKWRAKSLEKYCDFLGAILPFEVGYYQKKAQYVGHPLLDEIKYYKKDIKGETLVFMPGSRKSEIAKIFPLFVKAAQILEQNEGFKRRVLVVPSFFKGLDLKALYGEDIELFEISYDAHKSLFEAEFAFICSGTATLEAALIGTPFVLAYRAKTMDFLIARMLVNLHYIGLANIFYNALNNETPGLGESQLHPELIQHFLSVEGLLKAYEEMDRERYFKESLRLREYLASGSARKIANEMAFLLNLT, from the coding sequence ATGCCCACGATTTTAGTGAGCGCTTTAGAAGCGAGCTCTAATATTCATTTAGAGGAATTACGCCACAATTTGCCTGAAGATTATCGTTTTATTGGCGTGTTTGAAGGCAAAGAGGCCCTCTATAGCCCTAGAGAATTTTCTGTCATGGGTTTTAGAGACGTGATAGGCCGTTTGGGGTTTTTACTCAAAGCCCATAAAGAAATGGTCCAATTAGCCAAACAAGCGGATATGGTGCTTTTAATGGATTCTTCTTCTTTCAATATCCCCCTAGCCAAAAAAATCAAAAAACAAGATCCGCATAAAAAAATCATGTATTATATTTTACCGCAAGTTTGGGCATGGAAAAAATGGCGCGCTAAAAGCCTTGAAAAATACTGCGATTTTTTGGGAGCGATTTTACCTTTTGAAGTGGGCTATTACCAAAAAAAGGCTCAATATGTAGGACACCCTTTATTAGATGAGATTAAATATTATAAAAAAGATATTAAGGGCGAAACTCTAGTGTTTATGCCAGGAAGTAGGAAAAGCGAAATCGCTAAAATATTCCCTTTGTTTGTCAAAGCGGCTCAAATTTTAGAACAAAACGAAGGGTTTAAAAGGCGTGTGTTGGTGGTGCCGAGTTTCTTTAAGGGGTTGGATTTGAAAGCCCTTTATGGAGAAGACATTGAATTATTTGAAATTTCTTATGATGCGCATAAGAGTTTGTTTGAAGCGGAATTTGCGTTCATTTGCAGCGGCACAGCGACTTTAGAGGCTGCTTTGATTGGCACGCCTTTTGTGTTAGCGTATAGGGCTAAAACGATGGATTTTTTGATCGCTAGAATGCTTGTCAATTTGCATTATATAGGTTTAGCGAACATCTTTTATAACGCCTTAAATAATGAGACTCCAGGGCTTGGGGAGAGCCAATTGCACCCGGAATTGATCCAGCATTTTTTGAGCGTAGAGGGTTTGTTAAAAGCGTATGAAGAAATGGATAGAGAGCGCTATTTTAAAGAAAGTTTGAGATTAAGGGAATATTTAGCCAGTGGGAGTGCGAGAAAAATCGCTAATGAAATGGCTTTTTTGCTGAATTTAACTTAA
- a CDS encoding zinc ribbon domain-containing protein YjdM has translation MQDLPPCPKCNDACTYHDGTQLVCSSCLYEWNENEANDEELIVKDCHNNLLQNGDSVILIKDLKVKGSSLVLKKGTKIKNIKLVNSDHNVDCKIEGQSLSLKSEFLKKA, from the coding sequence ATGCAAGATTTACCCCCATGCCCTAAATGCAACGATGCCTGCACCTACCATGATGGCACGCAATTGGTTTGCTCTAGCTGTTTGTATGAATGGAATGAAAATGAAGCTAATGATGAAGAATTGATCGTTAAAGATTGCCACAATAATCTTTTACAAAATGGGGACTCGGTCATTCTCATTAAGGATTTAAAGGTTAAAGGCTCATCTTTAGTGCTTAAAAAAGGCACTAAAATCAAAAATATCAAGCTTGTCAATAGCGATCACAATGTGGATTGTAAAATAGAAGGGCAGAGCCTGTCTTTAAAATCTGAATTCCTCAAAAAAGCTTAG
- the dut gene encoding dUTP diphosphatase: MKIKIQKIHPNALIPKYQTDGSSGFDLHAVEEVMIKSHSVGLVKIGICLSLEVGYELQVRTRSGLALNHQVMVLNSPGTVDNDYRGEIKVILANLSDKDFKVQVGDRIAQGVVQKTYKAEFIECERLDETSRGSGGFGSTGVSKA, from the coding sequence ATGAAAATTAAAATCCAAAAAATCCACCCAAACGCCCTTATCCCTAAATACCAAACCGATGGTTCTTCAGGCTTTGATTTGCATGCTGTAGAAGAAGTAATGATCAAATCTCATAGCGTGGGGTTGGTGAAAATAGGGATTTGTTTGTCTTTAGAAGTGGGGTATGAATTACAAGTGCGCACCCGTAGCGGTTTGGCTTTGAATCATCAGGTGATGGTGTTAAATTCTCCTGGCACGGTGGATAATGATTATAGGGGCGAAATTAAGGTTATTTTAGCGAATTTGAGCGATAAAGATTTTAAAGTTCAAGTAGGGGATAGGATCGCCCAAGGGGTGGTTCAAAAAACTTATAAAGCCGAATTTATAGAATGCGAACGATTAGATGAAACTTCAAGGGGTAGCGGGGGGTTTGGCAGCACAGGAGTGAGTAAGGCATGA
- the hypA gene encoding hydrogenase/urease nickel incorporation protein HypA: MHEYSVVSSLIALCEEHAKKNQAHKIERVVVGIGERSAMDKSLFVSAFETFREESLVCKDAILDIVDEKVELECKDCSHVFKPNALDYGVCEKCHSKNVIITQGNEMRLLSLEMLAE; this comes from the coding sequence ATGCATGAATACTCGGTCGTTTCTTCTTTAATCGCTCTTTGCGAAGAGCATGCGAAGAAAAATCAAGCCCATAAGATTGAAAGAGTCGTGGTCGGTATTGGTGAAAGAAGCGCTATGGATAAGAGCTTGTTTGTGAGCGCGTTTGAGACTTTTAGAGAAGAATCTTTGGTGTGTAAAGACGCTATTTTAGACATTGTAGATGAAAAGGTTGAATTAGAATGCAAGGATTGTTCGCATGTTTTTAAGCCTAACGCATTAGATTATGGGGTGTGTGAGAAATGCCACAGCAAGAATGTTATTATCACTCAAGGCAACGAAATGCGTTTGTTGTCTTTAGAAATGTTAGCGGAATAA
- the greA gene encoding transcription elongation factor GreA — MNKEPMSMHGYNKICAELKQLKEVERPNIVKEIDIARGHGDLKENAEYHAAKEKQRFIEARIVDLSEIVANAQVIDPSVLAHNKVSFGSTIKILNLDNDKEFSYTIVGSVESDPAKGLISFGSPIAKSLIGKSKGDAVSIQLPNGESDFEILDIYYKEICFDEN; from the coding sequence ATGAATAAAGAACCTATGAGTATGCATGGATACAATAAGATTTGCGCGGAATTAAAGCAATTAAAAGAGGTGGAACGGCCCAATATTGTGAAAGAAATTGATATTGCTAGAGGGCATGGGGACTTGAAAGAAAACGCTGAATACCATGCCGCTAAAGAAAAACAACGCTTCATTGAAGCGAGAATCGTGGATTTAAGCGAAATTGTCGCTAACGCTCAAGTGATTGATCCGAGCGTTTTGGCTCATAATAAAGTGAGTTTTGGCAGCACGATTAAAATCCTTAATTTAGACAACGATAAAGAGTTTTCTTATACGATAGTAGGGAGCGTGGAGAGCGATCCGGCTAAAGGATTGATCTCTTTTGGTTCGCCGATCGCTAAGAGCTTGATAGGTAAGAGCAAGGGCGATGCGGTGAGCATTCAATTGCCTAATGGCGAAAGCGATTTTGAAATTTTAGACATTTATTATAAAGAGATTTGTTTTGATGAAAATTAA